The following DNA comes from Leifsonia sp. 1010.
ACCGGCTGGACCGCGTCGGCGTTCGCCGGCGTGAGCTCGCTGGTCGGCTGGAACTTCCAGGCGTTGTTGCGGTAGTCGAGCACGACCGGCTTCGTGAACGCGACCGGCTCGCCGACGCGGACCGGGTTGCTCAACGAGAGGTACGGCAGGGGCTTCGACTTGTTCGCCGCGCTCAGGAAGTTGGTGGATGCGCCGTCGTCGAGCGTGACCGCGCGGGCCGCGTTGTCGGCGACGACCGCGGCGTACTCGGGCGAACCCGGACGCGCCGCCTCGGTCGGCTGCACCAGCGGCTTGTCACCCGCGGCGAGGCCGATCTCGCCGTACTGGTTGGCGGCGTACACGTCGGTGACGGTGAACGCGCCCTGCGGCGCGAGCAGCATCCCCTCGAGGCTCTCCCGCTGGGCGGCCGTGCCGGGCAGTCCGACCGTCGCCGGCACCGGTGCGGTGACCGTCGACGCGTCGAGCTTCGTCACGCCGGTCGCGGTGATCTCCGTGAGGCCGTTGAACTCGCTGACGGCGCCCGTGACCTTCACGTAGTCGCCCGCGGCGACCGTTCCGGCGAAGGACGAGCCGTAGACGAAGACGGCGTCGGAGGCCGTGTGCGTCGCGAGGTCGACTGCGCCGCCTGTCCCGGGGGTCTGGATGTAGAACCCGTTGAACCCGCCGGTCGCGTACTGCGCCGTCACGACACCGACGGTGGTGACCGTCGTGCCCGCCTTCGGGCTCGTGTCGCCGGTGCCCTGGATCTCCGCGATCGGGACGGTGGCGCCGTCACCCGGCGTGCCGGGGTCGCCGGGGTCGCCCGGGTCGCCGGGGTCGCCGGGCGCGCTCGCGGCGTTCTGCGGCGTGATGGTGGCGCTGAGGGTGAAGTCTGCGCTGTTGTCGTCGGTGTCGGCGAAGTTCGTGCGGACCAGCGACTTGACGTCGGTGTTCCCCGACGGTGCCGTGGCCTTCGCCTTCTCGAACGCGTTGGAGGTGCCGTAGCCGAGGAGGTCGGCGACGTCCGCGTTGCCGGTCACCGAGCCGGTCGGGAGGGTCAGCGCCGAGGCGGTCTTCGCGAGGACCAGGGTGCCGGTGGTGCCGCTGGGGTTGAGGGCGCCGCTCGTGACGTCCGGCGTCGGCAGGGCCTGGCCGTTCGTGCCGTTCGACCCGCCGGCGACGAGGTAATACCCCTTGGCGCCGATGGAGCCGGTCAGCGGAACGATGCCGGTGGAGGCGCTCGTGCCGGTGGCCGGCCGGTACTGGATGCTCCATCCCGCCAGGCTGACGGCGTTGTCCCCCGGGTTGTAGAGCTCGACGAACTTGTTCGTGAAGGCGGCGCCGGCGCTCCCGCCGGACAGATACGCCTCGTTGATGACGACACCGGTGCCGTCGGTGCTGGCGAACGCCGGGGTCGCGACGAGCGAACCGGCGGCGAGGCCGGCCCCCGCGAGCGCGGCGGCGGCGACGCGCGCCAGCCTGCCGAATCTGGTTGACATTGTTCTCCTCGGTCGGTGAGGTGTGGGATGAGTCCGCGCCCACCGTAGGGACGGCGTGGAACGGGACTGTTTCTCGTGTGTGAACGTACAGAAAACTCGTTCAGGGGTAGACCGCTCATTTGAGCACCGCACGGGGGAACGCGCCGATACGCCATGATGAGAGGCATGCGGATCGACGAGATCGCCCACTTCCGGGCGCTGGCCGCGGAGGGCCATCCGGCTCTCGCCGCCGAGACCCTCGGGGTGTCCCAGTCGACCCTCACACGCTCGCTCGCACGGCTCGAGCAGGAGATGGGCGTCGAGCTGTTCGACCGCCGGCGCGGCCACCTGGAGCTCAACCAGTACGGCGAGATCCTGCTCGCGCACGCGGTGCGGGCCGAGTCGGAGCTCGAGAACGCGCGAGCGCGCATCGAGGCGCTGCGCGACCCGTCCGGCGGCACCGTCTCGGTCGCCTACGTCTCGTCCTTCGGCGGGTGGCTCATCCCGAAGGTCATCAGCGAGTACCGCGGGCTGTTCCCCGACATCCGTTTCGTGCTGCGCGGGGGAACCGCGGACACGGTGCTGGATGCGCTCCGCGACGGCGCGGCCGATGTCGCGTTCCTCAGCCCGGACCCGCGCGACCCCGAGATCGAGTGGGAGCCGTTGACCGCCGAACGGCTGGTGCTCGGCGTGCCGGAGGGGCATCCCCTCGCCGGAGCGACGGCGGTCAGCGTTCCGGACCTCGAGCCATACGACCTGGTGGCCCTGCGCACCGGCTCGGGCCTCCGCCACATCGCGGACGCCTACTTCGCCGCGCACGGTGTCGTGATGAACCCGGTCATCGAGGTCACCGAGCTCTCGACCCTGCGCGGACTGGTGCGCGACGGCGTCGGTGCCGCGCTCATCCCCGACACTCCGGCCGAGCCGGGGATCGTGGCGGTGCCGCTGCGGGACGAGGCAACGCGCATCATCGGCCTGGCCCGCAACCGCACCCGCTCGCAGTCGGCGGCCGCGGCGCAGTTCGCGCGCTTCGTCCGCGAGGAGCTCGACTCGATCGGGTGAGTCCTCTTCGGCCCGGGCTCAGCGAGCGGCGGGGTCCTGGCGCCTGGCGAGGAATCCCTCACGCTCATCGAGGTGCCGGGCGCTCATCCGGTGGAAGTCCTCCTCCAGTGCGGAGACGACCTGCAGGCCAGCGTGAAAGCTCTCGTCCGTGTCCTGGACCACGCCCTGGAATCGGGACCGGAAGTCTGGGTGGTCGGTGACGCCCTGGCGCTCCGCAACCGCGTAGAACGTTTCCAGCAACGTCGTGATCTGCGAGCGGTAGAAGCCGAGGTGCTCGTCCGCCTCGTCGATCCGTCGTCGCGCGGCGAACGCCGCTCTGTCCTGGTCGGCTTCGAGGTCAGCGAGCGAGGTGTAGCCCGTCACGTGATGCTCTCGATTCCCCGCGCATAATCTTTCTGCGCAGCGATCTCGGCGATGCCATCCTTCACCTTCTGAGCGACGGCCCCCGAGAGGACGTCGTCGCTGTTGTCGGAGGCCAGCGCCGAGGAGATGTGCCTGGCAGCCTCGGCCACAGCCGCGAGTTGCTCGGCTCTGATTCTCGCGTAGCGCCGGGCGACGTCCGGCGGGAACACGGAATCGAGAAGGTCGACCCGAGCGCGGCGGATCTCAGCGTCCAGCGCGTTGTGCGTGGCATCCGGCCCCGCGTTCTGGGAGAGGATGTCGGCGATCGGGTTGCGATCGCCGGGGCGATGGTCAGGCACGCTGCCGTCCTTCCTGGGCTAGTGGCGACATCGAGCTAAGGGGAGGTGAACGCCGCCGCGGCATGGATGTCCTGAGCCAGCGTATTGACGATCGCGTTGCGGATACCGTCCTCCAGCGCCGTGACCATCCTGATCTGACGATTCACGAGCGAATCCACGGCTCCGATCGCGTCTCGGTCGAGATTGTCGTGGACAGCAAGCCGATTGACGGCCACGCTGTTCTCGATGTCCGTGACGGTCATCGTCGGATGAAGGGATACGTAGAGGTTCTTGGCGTCGCGCAGGGCATCCTCCATTTCGGACTCGACGCTGCCGTTGGCGTTCTTGATCGCCTTCAGCTGCTCCGTGAGCCCGCCGATCTTCTTCGCAAGCGCCAGCGCCGGCTCCATCGCCACGAGCACCTTGGGATACGGGGAGTCCTTCTGCATCTTCCACACGGCCTGGGCCGCAGCGGTCTGATCCAGGTTGTAGAGGATCACGCCGAGGTCGACCGCCGTGCATCCCGCGCCGATGATCTCGCCCGTGGGTCCGTAGCGAAAGGCCTGCGGCTCACCTTTGTCGTCCTTCCCGATGTTGTGATAGCCGAGAAGGGAGCCGTCGGGTTCGTCGTAGACGAACATGCCGGCACCGGTCAGGTTCCCGAGCGCGTTCCCGACCGTATCGAAACGGTTGACGTAGTTCTTCAACGGGTTCGTTCCAGCCAGGTTCTGCGACGTCAGCCAGTCCTTCGTCCTCGGCGTCAAGACCCGCCACGGATCCGGGCCGTTGAACGACGTCGCGGGCCAGCGATTCTCCGCCGCGACCAGCAGGGCGAGAAAGCCGCCAAGGGAATGTCCGACGGTCGCGAACGTCGCCTCCGGATGGTCCGCTTGCACGA
Coding sequences within:
- a CDS encoding DUF6792 domain-containing protein yields the protein MTTAEDYESIANWVYKVDPLVQRPPSRAGQTFYTDSDSSKQQWKVIVVSADVNDGFQGMAVVPIVNGVEDYSQVSIAFAGTNFDDPHDIAADAGVMLATQTAQAEDAKAFAAKVRELVQADHPEATFATVGHSLGGFLALLVAAENRWPATSFNGPDPWRVLTPRTKDWLTSQNLAGTNPLKNYVNRFDTVGNALGNLTGAGMFVYDEPDGSLLGYHNIGKDDKGEPQAFRYGPTGEIIGAGCTAVDLGVILYNLDQTAAAQAVWKMQKDSPYPKVLVAMEPALALAKKIGGLTEQLKAIKNANGSVESEMEDALRDAKNLYVSLHPTMTVTDIENSVAVNRLAVHDNLDRDAIGAVDSLVNRQIRMVTALEDGIRNAIVNTLAQDIHAAAAFTSP
- a CDS encoding LysR family transcriptional regulator, translated to MRIDEIAHFRALAAEGHPALAAETLGVSQSTLTRSLARLEQEMGVELFDRRRGHLELNQYGEILLAHAVRAESELENARARIEALRDPSGGTVSVAYVSSFGGWLIPKVISEYRGLFPDIRFVLRGGTADTVLDALRDGAADVAFLSPDPRDPEIEWEPLTAERLVLGVPEGHPLAGATAVSVPDLEPYDLVALRTGSGLRHIADAYFAAHGVVMNPVIEVTELSTLRGLVRDGVGAALIPDTPAEPGIVAVPLRDEATRIIGLARNRTRSQSAAAAQFARFVREELDSIG